A single Parabacteroides timonensis DNA region contains:
- a CDS encoding outer membrane beta-barrel family protein, whose translation MKRNLLIIPVVALFSHALSAQNPVDMNLLLQNVEIQGKRFSGLNGGEVKRLQVDKSLSSVTGTVSEAFRQMPSLVTDIEGGVTYRGSSKAGMLINGIPYGLLEEYSGDVLIQLPALFFNRISMSALPGISLVPDGDAGVLNLSSANYTKSDSPLTVTLGAGLQERYNVGAVVNLHPGKFHIVGKYNYRKEYRERSFDKTTWTEAGTTLMNNNAKARPDVHLADLSVGYDLTSNDLLTVYGLYHLMDYSRYGGINNKVLNPDGTVKNQMTRHRYNDQRQDAYAVEARWNHRFANPLDQLSVTFNYNDFSYDEDNQYENEKPGTGNILKKDNMFANQDKHNYYLSAAFSKSFTNDWYFKAGYIGRIKDEKYRTETNDISLDDGIWTPVDNKTYDYSFNRNTHLLYASVDKRWNRFSAEAGLQAEINAQEFKTYVPEVDKSETSDSERSHTRFHLYPRVKLSLQTSKSGSLSLSYLQRVIRPYGADLNPFIQYGDPTHLTQGNPDLKDEFIHSLELSYLLVADRFRFSPAIYYRNKSNRIMEVVNDESVWQKENIGHSQSFGFELSGNWNPIRILNIGFSGNVYKDEIDGRTVGYDEKKSMVCTDWKGSVSIAITPTTEFQLDGFFISDQLTPQGKIKSHSSVNAGLSQYFMNRKLRANLSINNIFDGLEETTIIDTSKMHMEQIRNRDARVTWLTLTYAF comes from the coding sequence ATGAAAAGAAATCTACTCATTATCCCAGTTGTCGCGTTGTTCAGCCATGCGTTGTCAGCCCAGAATCCGGTCGACATGAATCTATTGTTGCAAAATGTAGAAATACAGGGAAAGCGTTTTTCCGGCTTGAACGGGGGAGAGGTCAAACGTCTGCAGGTCGATAAGAGCCTGAGTAGTGTGACGGGGACTGTCTCGGAAGCCTTTCGCCAGATGCCTTCGCTGGTCACTGATATTGAAGGGGGAGTGACTTATCGCGGTTCCAGTAAGGCGGGGATGCTGATCAACGGTATTCCTTACGGATTGCTGGAAGAATATAGCGGAGATGTCCTGATCCAGTTGCCTGCTTTGTTCTTCAACCGTATCTCCATGTCTGCCTTGCCCGGTATCTCGCTGGTTCCCGACGGTGATGCCGGTGTACTGAATCTTTCTTCAGCCAACTATACGAAATCCGATTCTCCTTTGACGGTTACATTGGGGGCCGGGTTACAGGAACGGTATAATGTCGGTGCGGTCGTCAATCTGCATCCGGGTAAATTCCATATTGTCGGAAAATATAATTATCGTAAGGAATACCGTGAACGTTCATTCGATAAGACTACATGGACGGAGGCGGGTACGACCCTGATGAACAACAATGCGAAGGCACGTCCCGATGTTCATCTGGCGGATTTGAGCGTTGGTTACGATCTGACTTCAAATGACCTGCTGACGGTATATGGACTGTATCATTTAATGGATTACAGCCGTTATGGCGGGATCAATAATAAGGTCTTGAATCCGGATGGGACTGTGAAGAATCAGATGACGCGCCACCGTTACAACGACCAGCGCCAGGATGCTTATGCTGTGGAAGCGAGATGGAATCATCGTTTTGCCAATCCGCTGGATCAGTTAAGTGTGACATTCAATTACAATGATTTTAGTTACGATGAGGATAATCAGTATGAGAATGAAAAGCCGGGCACTGGAAATATCCTGAAGAAAGATAATATGTTCGCCAATCAGGACAAACATAATTATTATTTGTCTGCCGCATTCAGTAAATCGTTTACAAACGACTGGTATTTCAAAGCCGGTTATATCGGACGTATAAAAGATGAAAAGTACAGGACTGAGACGAACGATATCAGCCTGGATGACGGTATCTGGACTCCGGTAGATAATAAGACATACGATTATTCTTTCAACCGGAATACTCATTTGCTGTATGCTTCTGTAGATAAGCGATGGAATCGTTTTTCAGCCGAGGCTGGTTTACAGGCGGAGATAAATGCACAGGAGTTTAAGACTTATGTCCCGGAAGTGGATAAGTCGGAGACTTCGGATTCGGAAAGAAGTCATACTCGTTTCCATCTCTATCCACGTGTGAAACTGTCTTTGCAAACCAGTAAATCCGGTAGCCTGTCGTTGAGTTATCTGCAACGGGTGATCCGTCCTTACGGAGCGGATCTGAATCCTTTCATTCAGTATGGCGACCCGACGCATTTGACACAGGGAAATCCTGACCTGAAAGATGAGTTCATTCATTCTTTGGAGTTGTCTTATTTATTGGTGGCGGATCGTTTCCGTTTCTCTCCGGCTATTTATTACCGGAATAAGTCAAACCGGATCATGGAAGTGGTGAATGATGAGTCTGTCTGGCAGAAAGAGAATATCGGACACAGCCAGTCATTCGGTTTTGAACTGTCCGGCAACTGGAATCCTATCCGTATACTGAATATCGGTTTCTCCGGAAATGTATATAAAGATGAGATTGACGGACGTACGGTCGGCTATGATGAAAAGAAATCGATGGTTTGTACGGATTGGAAGGGGAGTGTAAGTATTGCCATAACACCGACCACCGAGTTTCAGTTGGATGGTTTCTTTATTTCGGACCAGTTGACACCGCAGGGAAAAATAAAGAGCCACAGCAGTGTGAATGCCGGACTTTCGCAGTATTTTATGAATCGTAAATTGCGTGCTAACTTAAGTATCAATAATATCTTCGACGGTCTGGAGGAGACAACGATTATCGATACGAGTAAAATGCATATGGAGCAAATCCGTAATCGGGATGCCCGGGTTACGTGGTTGACGTTGACTTATGCTTTTTAG
- a CDS encoding AMP-binding protein, whose product MIQENFIKIYENSFKENWSLPALTDYSKNVTFTFEDVAKEIARIHILFEECQIRRGDKIALIGKDSARWCIVYMAAVTYGAIIVPILQDFNPNDVHHIINHSESVFLFVSDRIWDSLEEDKIEEIRGVFSLSDFRCLHQRDGESIQKLMKSMDEKMAEKYPNGFSKNDIKYAELDNDKVVLLNYTSGTTGFSKGVMLTGNNLAGNVTYAKTLDLMYRGDRELCFLPLAHAYSCAFNFLVPMAVGAHVYMLGKVPSPKILLKAFEEVKPNLILTVPLILEKIYKKMILPQLSKTTMKLALNIPLLDSRIYAQIRKHLVDAMGGRFREVIVGGAAMNQEVSDFLYKIKFPFTIGYGMTECGPLISYDNNREYVLGSCGQILKGIMEVRIDSDDPYNTVGEIQVRGENVMKGYYKNEEATKNVFTEDGWLHTGDLGTIDHDNRIFIRGRSKTMILGASGQNIYPEEIESKINNLPFVMESIVIEKNGKLVALVYPDYDTVDGTGISHTDLPVIMEQNRIELNKQLASYEVVSEIQLYPTEFEKTPKKSIKRYLYSNY is encoded by the coding sequence ATGATACAAGAGAACTTCATTAAGATATACGAAAACAGTTTCAAGGAAAACTGGTCGTTACCCGCCTTAACAGATTACAGCAAGAACGTCACTTTTACATTTGAAGATGTTGCGAAGGAGATTGCACGCATCCATATTCTGTTTGAGGAGTGCCAGATCCGCCGGGGAGACAAGATTGCCCTGATCGGTAAAGACAGTGCCCGCTGGTGTATTGTTTATATGGCGGCTGTGACCTATGGTGCGATCATAGTACCGATCCTGCAGGATTTCAATCCGAATGACGTGCATCATATTATCAACCATTCCGAATCAGTGTTCCTGTTTGTCAGCGACCGTATCTGGGATTCGTTGGAAGAAGATAAGATCGAAGAGATACGCGGTGTATTCTCTCTTTCCGATTTCCGTTGCCTGCATCAGCGTGACGGTGAAAGTATCCAGAAGCTAATGAAGTCGATGGATGAAAAGATGGCAGAGAAGTATCCGAACGGGTTTTCCAAGAACGATATCAAATATGCCGAACTGGATAACGACAAGGTTGTCTTGCTGAACTATACTTCCGGTACGACCGGTTTCAGTAAAGGCGTTATGCTGACAGGCAACAACCTGGCCGGTAATGTGACTTATGCCAAGACACTGGATCTGATGTATCGGGGTGATCGTGAATTATGTTTCCTGCCGTTGGCGCATGCCTATAGCTGTGCTTTCAATTTTCTGGTACCGATGGCTGTCGGTGCACATGTATATATGTTAGGGAAAGTTCCTTCTCCGAAGATTTTGCTGAAAGCATTCGAAGAGGTGAAGCCGAACCTGATCCTGACTGTTCCGCTGATTCTGGAAAAGATCTATAAGAAAATGATTCTTCCCCAGTTGAGTAAGACGACGATGAAGCTGGCTTTGAATATCCCTTTGTTGGATTCCCGTATCTATGCACAGATCCGTAAACATCTGGTGGATGCTATGGGAGGCCGTTTCCGCGAGGTTATTGTCGGAGGAGCTGCCATGAACCAGGAAGTAAGTGATTTTCTGTATAAGATCAAGTTCCCGTTTACGATCGGTTACGGAATGACGGAATGCGGACCGCTGATCAGTTATGACAATAATCGCGAATATGTACTAGGTTCTTGCGGGCAGATACTGAAAGGTATTATGGAGGTACGTATCGATTCTGATGATCCGTATAATACGGTAGGGGAGATTCAGGTTCGTGGTGAGAACGTCATGAAAGGCTATTATAAGAATGAAGAAGCGACTAAAAATGTTTTTACCGAAGACGGCTGGCTTCATACCGGCGACCTGGGAACGATCGACCACGATAATCGTATCTTTATCCGTGGCCGCAGTAAGACAATGATCCTGGGTGCCAGCGGACAGAATATTTATCCGGAAGAGATCGAATCGAAGATAAACAATCTGCCTTTTGTCATGGAAAGTATCGTTATCGAGAAAAACGGTAAGTTGGTGGCTTTGGTTTATCCTGATTATGATACGGTGGACGGAACCGGTATTTCTCATACCGATCTGCCGGTCATTATGGAACAGAACCGGATTGAGTTGAACAAGCAGTTGGCTTCCTATGAAGTGGTATCTGAAATACAGTTATACCCGACCGAGTTTGAGAAGACTCCGAAGAAAAGTATTAAAAGATATTTATACAGTAACTACTAA
- a CDS encoding 6-bladed beta-propeller, protein MKKLNASLVMILLSMAGFTGCQQSGSQHDDLITVDVSASYPEKELVLQDFMDVEYVPLETNDEFITQGIVEAIGKKVIVVRNMRDGSIFVYDRATGKGIKKINRFGQGAEEYSSINSIILDDDNSEMFVSDYPARKISVYDLSGNYKRSFKYADTGYYDDIFNYDRDHLICYKKYSTPKEDEQACHLLVSKQDGSVTREIRIPFKAYKTPVIMKDELTVVPEFHLMFPNQNNWILVNTSSDTLYNYLADGNMYPIIARTPSINTMETEVFLFPTVITDRYYFMRAMKKELDFKTFRGFPGTDLFYDKQEKTLSQFTMYNGDYSNKRSISFLFKPRNSEIAISQSLQAPDLVEAYEKGELKGKLKEVAAGLDEEANPVIMLAKYKK, encoded by the coding sequence ATGAAAAAGTTAAATGCAAGTCTGGTAATGATTCTCCTTTCAATGGCAGGATTCACAGGATGCCAGCAGTCCGGTAGCCAACATGACGATCTTATCACAGTGGATGTCAGCGCCAGTTATCCCGAGAAGGAACTGGTTCTACAGGATTTTATGGATGTGGAATATGTTCCGTTGGAAACAAATGACGAATTTATTACGCAGGGCATTGTGGAAGCCATCGGTAAGAAGGTCATAGTAGTAAGGAATATGCGGGACGGGAGTATTTTCGTGTATGACAGGGCGACCGGAAAAGGGATAAAGAAGATTAACCGCTTTGGACAAGGTGCCGAAGAATATTCAAGTATTAACTCTATTATATTGGATGACGATAACAGTGAAATGTTTGTATCTGACTATCCCGCACGAAAAATATCGGTGTATGATCTGTCCGGAAATTATAAGAGAAGTTTCAAGTATGCAGATACCGGCTATTATGACGATATCTTCAATTATGATCGTGATCATTTGATTTGTTACAAGAAATATTCGACACCGAAAGAAGATGAACAGGCATGCCATTTACTTGTTTCTAAGCAAGACGGAAGTGTCACCCGTGAAATCCGAATCCCTTTTAAAGCGTATAAGACACCGGTCATTATGAAAGATGAATTGACGGTTGTGCCTGAGTTTCACCTGATGTTCCCTAATCAGAATAATTGGATACTTGTGAACACCTCGTCCGATACGTTGTACAACTATTTGGCTGATGGCAATATGTATCCTATCATTGCGCGGACTCCCTCCATCAATACCATGGAAACGGAAGTCTTTCTTTTCCCGACCGTTATTACCGATCGTTATTATTTTATGCGGGCTATGAAGAAAGAGCTTGACTTCAAAACGTTTAGAGGATTCCCTGGTACCGATTTGTTCTATGACAAACAGGAAAAGACTCTCTCTCAGTTTACCATGTATAATGGTGATTATTCAAATAAGAGATCGATTTCATTCCTTTTTAAACCCCGCAACTCCGAAATTGCAATCAGCCAGTCTTTGCAGGCTCCTGACCTCGTAGAAGCCTATGAGAAAGGAGAGTTGAAAGGCAAACTGAAAGAAGTTGCAGCAGGTTTGGATGAGGAAGCCAATCCGGTGATTATGTTGGCAAAGTACAAAAAATAA
- the mtaB gene encoding tRNA (N(6)-L-threonylcarbamoyladenosine(37)-C(2))-methylthiotransferase MtaB — protein MIDKTVFENKIAAYYTLGCKLNFAETSTIGKVLAEQGVRKARAGEKADICVVNTCSVTELADKKCRQAIRRISKQHPGAFIVVTGCYAQLKPEEVSHIEGVDLVLGAEQKLDILMYLDDLKKKEEGGAVIASQTKDIRTFSPSCSADDRTRHFLKVQDGCDYFCSYCTIPFARGRSRNGTIASMVEQAQEVARKGGKEIVLTGVNIGDFGKSTGETFIDLIRALDEVEGIVRYRISSIEPNLITDEAIDFVASSKRFAPHFHIPLQSGSDEVLKLMRRRYDTALFRHKIEKIKEIMPHTFIGVDVIVGTRGETDELFEEARSFIDSLDISQLHVFSYSERPGTQALKIAHSVDPKVKHARSQQLLDISDRKLHAFYDAHTGSQAEVLFEHTRKGGMMHGFTENYIKVEIPYDSSLVNETRRVTLTGWNEDRTALNCELVTNS, from the coding sequence ATGATAGACAAAACCGTATTTGAAAACAAAATAGCTGCTTATTATACCCTGGGCTGCAAGCTCAACTTCGCAGAGACCTCCACGATAGGAAAGGTTCTTGCCGAACAGGGGGTACGCAAAGCCCGTGCGGGTGAGAAAGCAGACATCTGTGTTGTTAATACCTGTTCCGTGACAGAGCTTGCCGACAAGAAATGCCGCCAGGCCATCCGCCGGATTAGCAAACAACATCCGGGAGCCTTTATCGTTGTAACGGGTTGTTACGCACAGCTCAAGCCGGAAGAGGTTTCCCATATAGAAGGTGTCGACCTGGTTCTCGGTGCCGAACAGAAACTGGATATATTAATGTATCTGGACGACCTGAAGAAAAAAGAAGAAGGCGGTGCAGTGATCGCCTCGCAAACGAAAGATATACGCACATTCTCCCCTTCCTGCTCAGCAGACGATCGTACTCGCCATTTCCTGAAAGTGCAGGACGGGTGCGATTACTTCTGTTCTTACTGTACCATTCCCTTTGCCCGCGGACGGAGCCGCAACGGTACCATCGCCAGCATGGTGGAACAGGCACAGGAAGTAGCCCGCAAAGGAGGTAAAGAGATTGTACTGACGGGAGTCAACATCGGTGACTTCGGTAAATCGACCGGTGAAACATTCATCGACCTGATCCGTGCACTCGACGAAGTGGAAGGTATCGTGCGTTACCGCATCTCTTCCATCGAACCGAACCTGATCACAGACGAAGCGATCGACTTCGTCGCTTCCAGCAAACGATTCGCCCCTCATTTCCATATTCCCCTGCAAAGCGGAAGCGATGAAGTTCTGAAACTGATGCGCCGCCGTTACGACACGGCCCTTTTCCGCCATAAGATCGAGAAGATCAAGGAGATCATGCCGCACACCTTTATCGGTGTGGATGTGATTGTCGGTACCCGCGGAGAGACGGACGAGTTGTTCGAAGAGGCACGCAGCTTTATCGACAGCCTGGACATCAGTCAACTGCATGTGTTCAGTTACTCGGAACGTCCGGGAACACAGGCTTTGAAGATCGCACATTCGGTAGACCCGAAAGTAAAACATGCCCGCAGCCAGCAACTGCTGGACATTTCCGACAGGAAACTACATGCTTTCTATGATGCCCATACCGGCAGTCAGGCGGAAGTTCTGTTCGAACATACCCGGAAAGGAGGCATGATGCATGGCTTCACGGAAAATTATATCAAAGTAGAGATACCTTACGACAGTTCGCTGGTAAACGAAACCCGACGGGTAACACTGACCGGCTGGAATGAAGACCGTACCGCACTGAATTGTGAATTAGTAACAAACAGCTGA
- a CDS encoding lysophospholipid acyltransferase family protein, with protein sequence MWNKIQYGLIYSWAKVHAFLPMPVLYVLSDILYVLIYRVIRYRIRVVRRNMEASFPEKSKIELRRLEKAFYHHFSDYIVETIKLAHISPEEVLRRAHIKNPEVATKLQAEGQNTVMMLMGHYGNWEWFSASSLVYTESRLWQIYRPLNNKAVDRLFIFLRTRFGSYGMKKNDTVRDMMTLKRENSKNIVIFIADQTPSKANLHYWTNFLNQDTPMLNGAERIARKLDLPVIFLDVQKVKRGYYTVEMKLMTAHAKQTAENEITESYARMTEKMILRNPAYWLWTHKRWKYKREDA encoded by the coding sequence ATGTGGAATAAAATTCAATACGGATTGATCTATTCATGGGCCAAAGTTCATGCTTTCCTGCCCATGCCGGTATTATATGTACTGTCAGACATCCTGTATGTACTTATCTATAGGGTAATCCGTTACAGGATAAGGGTAGTCCGCCGCAATATGGAAGCCTCCTTTCCCGAAAAGTCCAAAATAGAACTTCGCAGGCTGGAGAAAGCCTTCTATCATCACTTTTCCGACTACATTGTCGAGACGATCAAACTGGCGCATATATCGCCGGAGGAAGTGTTACGCCGTGCCCACATCAAGAACCCCGAAGTCGCAACCAAACTACAGGCGGAAGGACAAAATACGGTTATGATGTTGATGGGACATTACGGAAACTGGGAATGGTTCAGTGCCTCCAGCCTGGTATATACGGAATCCAGACTATGGCAAATCTACCGTCCCTTGAACAATAAGGCAGTCGACCGCCTGTTCATCTTTCTCCGCACCCGCTTCGGTTCGTATGGTATGAAAAAGAATGATACGGTACGCGACATGATGACACTGAAGCGCGAAAACAGCAAGAACATCGTGATCTTCATTGCAGACCAGACACCAAGCAAGGCGAACCTGCATTACTGGACAAACTTCCTGAATCAGGACACTCCGATGCTGAACGGCGCCGAACGTATCGCACGAAAACTGGACCTGCCGGTTATCTTCCTCGATGTACAGAAAGTGAAGCGCGGATATTACACGGTTGAAATGAAGTTAATGACAGCCCATGCCAAGCAAACTGCCGAAAACGAGATTACCGAATCGTATGCCCGCATGACGGAGAAGATGATCCTTCGTAATCCGGCTTATTGGCTCTGGACTCACAAACGTTGGAAATACAAACGAGAAGATGCATAG
- a CDS encoding glycosyltransferase family 2 protein: protein MHSNSKKVAIVILNWNGCKLMEKFLPSVIDYSPSELSEVVVADNGSTDASIAMLKEKFPSVRIIQLDKNYGFAEGYNQAIKQIDNEYTVLLNSDVEVTPGWLDAPLSALEADPTIVAAQPKIRAQRNKAYFEYAGAAGGYMDIYGYPYCRGRMLHVVEKDEGQYDTQADILWATGACLFIRTAIYKEVGGLDAGFFAHQEEIDMCWRLRSRGYRLVCTPQSVVYHVGGATLNVESPRKTFLNFRNNLLMLYKNLPEKDLRHVMRVRFWLDYIAATKFLLCGHFPNAKAVYEARKAFFEMKPEYATKRRENLNKTTLTDIPELMRQSLIVAFYLKGRKKFTDLK, encoded by the coding sequence ATGCATAGTAATTCAAAAAAAGTCGCTATTGTTATATTGAACTGGAACGGTTGCAAGCTGATGGAAAAATTCCTTCCGTCGGTCATCGATTACAGTCCTTCCGAACTATCTGAAGTAGTCGTTGCCGACAACGGTTCTACGGATGCCTCCATTGCTATGCTGAAAGAAAAGTTCCCGTCCGTACGGATCATTCAGCTCGATAAGAATTACGGCTTCGCCGAAGGATACAATCAGGCAATCAAGCAGATAGACAATGAATATACCGTTCTGCTGAACAGTGATGTCGAAGTTACGCCGGGCTGGCTCGATGCTCCATTGTCTGCTCTTGAAGCCGATCCGACAATAGTTGCCGCCCAACCTAAAATCAGGGCACAGCGTAACAAAGCGTATTTCGAATATGCCGGAGCCGCCGGTGGTTATATGGACATCTACGGATACCCTTATTGCCGGGGGCGTATGTTGCATGTAGTAGAAAAAGATGAAGGGCAATACGACACACAAGCGGATATTCTCTGGGCTACTGGGGCCTGTCTGTTTATTCGTACCGCCATCTATAAAGAAGTAGGCGGACTCGATGCCGGTTTCTTCGCCCATCAGGAAGAGATAGATATGTGCTGGCGACTACGTTCGCGAGGCTACCGCCTGGTATGTACGCCCCAGTCTGTCGTCTACCACGTCGGCGGTGCGACTTTGAATGTGGAGAGCCCCCGCAAAACTTTCCTCAACTTCCGCAATAACCTGTTGATGCTTTATAAGAACTTACCGGAAAAAGACCTGAGGCATGTAATGCGCGTGCGCTTTTGGCTCGACTACATTGCAGCGACCAAATTTCTGCTGTGCGGCCACTTCCCTAATGCCAAAGCTGTTTACGAAGCCCGCAAAGCCTTCTTCGAGATGAAACCGGAATATGCGACCAAACGCCGGGAGAACCTAAATAAGACAACACTAACAGACATACCGGAACTGATGCGGCAAAGCCTGATCGTTGCTTTTTATTTGAAAGGGAGAAAAAAGTTTACAGATTTGAAGTAA